Part of the Candidatus Zixiibacteriota bacterium genome, CGGCTCAGGAATGGCATCATCCGGAACGCCAGAAGCGTCACCCGACATGTTGTCGGTCAACCAGAAGTTACCAGTGTCGTGAATCATGACATAAGCAATGTCATTCATCCCGGATGACACGGTCAGGTAATCGAGCTGATAGACACCTTCCCACTGCGTGTTAGCCGCACCTGAGGCTGCATCGATCAGGTTGTCGTTCACATCATAGGCTTCTACGAAGAAATCTGAAGCTGAGCTGTAGCCGGTCGTGAAGAACGAACCATCCTGATTCAAAAAGTCGATACGACCGGAACCCTGACTGGTGCCGAGGAATGCAAAAACATAGCCTTCCATGTTGTAACGGCCGGTTCCCCATATATCACCCAGATCGTTCGATACATTCCAGTTACCGGTTGTGGCATCACCGTAGATCCAGTCGAATCCGGCAGTGTTCGTGAACTGCAGTCCCGGGATCGTGCTTGCGATAGGCACCTGATCCTGACCCAATCCATCCTCGAAGTCCAGAAGCCATGCATTGGCGGTTCCGCTGATCGCGAAAACCATCAGCAGTGCTACGGCGATTCTCGTGAGCTTTCTCATTTCATCCTCCTGGAAAAGAAAACAACAGTGTTCTAAATTCTCAATTGATTTCATAACTGTTCAACTATTGAGCAATCGCCGTGCCACTATATTGCAAGACAGCTAATGGCATGACAGACAACCACTTATGCGACGTCGGATATATGCGGTGGCAATTCAGAACCTCGGACAGATGTCCGCAATTCCGACATAGCCACTGTGTTTATCGATAATCATAATCACAATCTATTGATGATCAATATCTTAGACTTCCATTGGGAGTGTCGGGTTTTCCGACAGTGCTGCAGCGTTTGACATGGATACGATTCCTGCAACAAAAAACAGGGCCGCTAATGCGACCCTGTTTCGGTGATTACTCACCTAACTCTTATTAGCTATTATTTACGAGCTTTGCGACGGGCAATACCACCGCCGAGCAGACCTGCGCCAAGAAGGAGCAGAGTAGCCGGCTCCGGAAGATCTGATGGATCGCCGCTTGGTTCGCCAATGATGTCGTCAAACGAATTCATGCTGCCGTGATTGTTCGGCAGCGTGTTTGATGTGCTATTGACGGCTGGCGACAAAGAAAGAAAATCGGAACCGCCTTGCTTGGAATAGGGCACGTCGCTGGTGCCATTCTCCTGGCCGTCGAGCAGGTCGAAAGCATCGCCAATGCAGTCACTTGTCGGGATGTCAGGATGCAGCCAGTCATCGTCGGCCGAGCTGATGAACTGAAGCCCCGGAACTCCGGAAGATGCGTTTTCAACATTCCGAGCGAGTCCCATTTCGAAATCGACAATTAGCGCATACGCTGAACTTCCGAATACAAGCGACACCGCGATAATCAGTATAACTGCGAATTTTATCATGATCATTTTCCTCTCCCAAATAGTGAGATTCCTCTATCAATAATGCCAGCAACATATATGCCGAACAAGACTCACTATCAATAACTTATAATACAACAATGAATTACAAAGGATACACCTACTGTGCGCAAAGGGTTGAGAAGCCAACTTATGTATTGATTCCCGACAGCAAAAGACAGCCAATGAGCCCGCCAATGAGTAAGATATTGTCAGACAGCAAGATAGAAACTGAGCTATTCGTCCGAGATTCCGACACTTTCTCAGTTTATGCTGTTGACCCTAAATTCAGTCTGGCGGGTGCCGGGACAAGCTTCTAAGCTGTTAACCGGGATAGGATCAAATCAACAGCCCTGTTCCAGCCCTCCGGACCGGGAGCGCCTGCCAACATCGGTCGGGCAGTCTCCTTGACAGTTTTGTCATATCGGCGGCTCCTGCCCATCACAAGAAACGGAATATCCACAGCCTCAAGCATCTCGATATCATTCTTGCTGTCACCGATGCCGATGAGCGTCAATCGTTTTCCGTGAGCTTTGAGATACGCCTCACGCAGATACCCTACTGCCAGTCCTTTGTTGACTTTCCCGGCGAGGTGGTAGAACCGTCTCCCCCTTATAACGTGCAATCCAGCGTTGGTGAACTCCCTGAGGACTCGTGCGATCTTCGCTTCCCCGACGCCGTTTCCGAATCTGAATGGTTCGCTGTGTTCGCGGCTGGCGGCACGCACGGCCTCAGAGTCAGATGCGAAGCCGCAGAGCTGTCTGATCTCAGCGACGGTCATATCGGAAAATCCGATCATGGTGATGCCCGACTCATCTCTAACTTTTTCGAAGACATATCTCAGCAAATCTCTATTCGTTCCGAATGTCTTCACCAAATAGGCGCCCCTCGGCTGCAGATCATTGGACAAGACTTTGAAATGCTGCCTTGGCAAGACCACAGAAGCGCCATTCTCGCTGACGAAGGGGTCGCTGATTCTCAATATGCGTCGCCAGTGCATGATCTCTTCACAAGTCTTCGACGAACAGCATATCACCGGGACTTTCATTGCTCGGAGCTTACTGAGAGCAGGCTTCGCAGCATCGAACGAATAGCTGTCATAATCGAGAAGGGTGCCGTCAAGGTCAGTTATCACCGCGAGGCTTGACTTATCGAGATTAGAATCAGATATGGTATAAGTCATCCGGTCCTTTTGAGCGATGTCCGAGCGATTTCAGTTTCTTCTGAAGCATCTCCCGGGCAATCTCGCGCCCGCCAAGTCCAAAAGCTATCGCCAGCGCAAGGACCACACCGCCGAGGAGTATTGCAAATGTCGCGATTATGATCCCTCTGCCGACTCCGATGTATTCGGTCGCTATTGCAAAGAAGAAAATCATAATGATGCCCCTCACCAGAAATGCGATCAGGCTCGCGGACTGATATTGCGAATTGACGAGACCGATAAGCGCTGCCCGACCAAGGAAGCGAGAAACGAAGTATCCGAACGCAAAAATAACAACAGCGATGGAGAGTTGCGGCAGGGTCGCTATGACTCCGCTCACCATCTGATTCAGAGCCTCGACATGCAGCACCGACACGGCGAGAAAGAGGTGAAACAAGAGAACCAACCAGTAGACAAGCCGCCCGAGTATGTCCTTGGCAGTCTGATCGTACCAAGCTTTCGACACGAGCGAACTCAGTCCAATACGGTAACAGAGAACATCGAAGTTGGAAATCTTCAGCAAGAACACAACGAGCTTTTTCAGAAGGTAGGCGAGCACCAATCCGATCATCACAACTGCCGCAAAAGCGAGCAACCGAGGAGCCAGTTCAAGCACCGGCTTTGCAGCATTAAGAAGCGGCTCCAGTATCATGGTATCAAATTCCATTTCCTGCACCTCCGATTATGGCCGCGGTCTTCTCCACCGCGACATGAGATAAGGCTTCTGTCTGACGAACTCCACACACAGCTCCTCAATTACCCGCTCCACTTCATCTGGATCGCTGTCCTGGATTTGATTAATGAATCCGGCAGTTCTCCCCAGATACAACGGAGTCAGGGCTCTAACCAGATGGTCGGGGTGCATAACACGATGATGGAAACCGAGGGCGAAATCATAAATGACCTTGACCCACAATTCCGCGGGGAATGAAAACTGACTGATGTCCGATCTTGACATTTCCGAAAGTTGATCGAGACTGCGAGGATCGAGAATCGTCTTCCAGACAGGTCCAAGGCTGTCGACTCCCTGCCGGAATCCCTGCACCAGTCGTTCGAGGTTGACATTGACCGGCTCTACACCGACCTGGAAGCGGAATCCGAACTCAGGAACTCTCTTTGTCTCGGTCCTGTCCCACCAGATATGTTCGTATTTCTCCATGAGATAGAAGAGCGAACCGACAACCTGCACTAACATCGACGACAGGTCACTGCCGGGATCTTTGGGATCGTGGATTTTTGCGCCGAGAAAAACCTGACAAATCTTGCAGCCTGTGGCCAGAGCAGTAGTGGTCATCCAAATATCGATTCCGAAGCGCGCAATATCAGTGTCGAATTCCCCCACTGTCAGGAAATGAGCTGCCAGCGCGCCGGAGAAGCCGAACTCGCCCCCTATCGGCTGCCGGACTCCCGAGCCATAAAGGGCGTTGGTCACTGGATAGACTACACTGTTAGTGATCGTACCATCGTACTTGTGCCGCTGATAACGGGGCGCAACAAAGTCAAAAGATTTGTGAAGTACGGGCGCAACAAGCAATTCAATCCACTCTGGCGTAATGCTCCTCAGATCGGAGTCGACAACGGCTATAGCTTTGGCTTCCAGCATGTTTGCGATCTTGAAAATCGTCCTGAATGCAGAGCCCTTGCCGGGCACACCACGGTAGGGAGTGCTGATCTTGTGAATTGTGTAGATGGGATGCTCAACCATGATCGTTTCGAGATCGTCGATTGCCGCATCCATCACAATCCTTGGAGTGCCGTCTGTCGAACCTCCGTCTGAATTGACAACCACGGTCGTGTAGTCCGGGAAATACTTAATGATCCCGGCAGAAATGGCATTGACGACGTGGTGAATCGTATCGGAGTTGTTGTAGCTCGGGATGCCGATGATAATGTCGGCTTTCTTGATACTGTCGACCTGCTTCTTGAGCTGTCGCCCTATTAATTTGACTTTTCGAGACAATTGACCACCGCTATTTGTTATCGAGTTCGACGGCTTCATTCAACTGCTCAAGGATGTCAGGGATTGCCGAAGTGACTCGGTTCCAGTTTGGAATAACCTGCGAGCTACGCGGATTCTGCCAGAATTCCTTCGCCGCGATCTCGATCCCTCTGGCAAAGGTCTCGACTGCGCCCGATTCCGCATGTCGGTCGAAATACAGATGATTGATAGAAGCATCATCCTCGTACTGTTTTACGATATTCTGCGCCATCTGCAGATAAGTGACCTCGAATGTATGCATGAAAGCCTCAGAGAGAATCACTCCCTCCTGAGCGACGGTACGAAAGACCGATTTCGTAATATCTATACACATCTTGAGCAGGCCGCGTGTCGGATCATCTGATAACAACTCCTGATGCTTGTGCTCATAAACTTCAGCTAAGTCGACCTGGCAAATTCTGCTCTGGGCACAGTTCCGATACACTTCGGAGAGCATGCCCACCTCAAGCCCCCAGTCGCTCGGTATGCGATTGATGCGTGAGAGATGGATGTCGAGCGAGAATTCGCCTGCAAGCGGGTATCGAAAGCTGTTCAGGTAGTCGAGCAATGGAAGATGCCCGAGAATCCTGATGATTGATCTAATCATCGGGATGAAGAACAGGCGCGTCACTCTGCCATGCAGTCGATCAGTAACGCGGCTGTAATAGCCTTTGCAGAACTCATATCCGAGGTTGGGATTGCCGAGTGGATAGCAAAGCCTTGCGAGCAACCCGCGGTCATATGTCAGGATGTCGCAGTCATGTAGCGCGATAGCCTCTGAATGATCCTGCGCGATGAGATATCCAAGCGCTATCCAGACCGACCGACCTTTGCCATCTTCACCAAGCGAGAGCTGTTCCCTCTCGAGATGATCGTACAATTTCCCGATCCGCTCACCGCTTGACCAGACGATCTTGACCGGATACGGCAAGCCAGACAAGTGTCTTTTCGCCTCCCTGAATTGCATAGCGCTTGTTTTGTTCATAACCAGCACGATCTCGCGGAGATAGTCGACGCCTTCAAGTTCTTTTAGAATCCTGGGGAGCGCCGGTCGTTCGAATTCTTCATATATGGCTGGCAGAATTAGCGAAAGAGGTCGCGATTTGGAAAATCCGCGAAGTTCTTCTTCGAGGGCGGAGACATCTTCTCTGCCGATCTTATGCAGTGTGGAGATTGTTCCGGTCTGATAGAAATCGCTCATCGAGAAGACTCCCCGGTAATTGGACTGTTCCCGGTGCAGCTTGATAAGCTATCGCATTCAACCTTCCATGGTCGAACACCAGCATCGCGCGATCAAGGATACATGTCTTTTACAAATATAACAAATACGGCAGCGATTCGTTCCAATCGTAATCGCGCCATCTTCTGCCCAAGAAGTCTGTTCCGCAGATGATGCCGTGACCTATGCTAATCAGGCAAGACTCGTTTTCTTGTTCAGAACATCGATCTGCAATAATTCACCTGTATTCGAATCAACTCACGATTAGCGAAGATATGTGTTCGAGCTTTCCGGCCGATTTCAACAGGAAGACAAGATTGTCTCCGAACTCAAAATCAGACCTGTCTTGCATTGCACGGATGCCGATCCTGTCCCGACACACTCTAAAGCAATCGAAATCATTGAGACCGAGAATCAAGTCGATACAATCCTGAAATGCGTACCCGAACGCGGCTGAACGTTCATCGTTCGCCTCGATGAGAATCGATTTGATGACGCCCGATCTCAGCGATTCGGCGCATCCCCTTAGCAGCGCCAATTCGGCGCCTTCGACATCGACCTTGAGGAAGTCTACGGCACTGAGCCCGTTATCATTGATGAGATCGTCAAGGCGGATCAACTCAATCTTATGCGCAACACGACACTGATCACTGATCGGACGCTGGCTGCTTAGCCCGGGATCAAGCTCAGGAAACTCAAAGACTTCGTCAAATCCGTCACGATCTCCGCAAAGTCGATTATAACATGTCACGTTCGATTGACAGCTGTTGAGTTCGACCGACTTGCAGAGCACCTCGAAATTGCCCGGCACCGGTTCAATCGCAAAGACTCTCCCCTGTTCTCCCGTGAGTTGCGAGAGAAGCGTCGTGAACCATCCGACATTCGCGCCAGCGTCGATCGCAGTCTCTCCATCCTTTACATGACAGCGTATCAGCGCGGTCTCGTACGGATCGCTTTCACCGTAGAAGAAGACCCAACGGTTGTGTTTTGTTAGGGAATTGAACTCGAACACGCGGCCGTCGATTGATTTCGTAAGGCAGGAATAGCCCTGCATTCCCCGATGCCACAGCAGATTGACAATCCTGCTCTTGCCTTTATCGATTGGGAAGTGTCTTGTGTAGAGAGACACCAGTTTGAAAATCACAGTTGAAATCAGCTGCCTCATGAGATTGCCACGCTCCTTTCGGTCGCCCGCAATGACGTCGATTTCTAACGGTCACTCGATGCACCGCACCAACTACTTTTTCAACAACCCCATCTGAACTAATAGTAACTTACCGCGTGTGTCACATCAACCAAAACAATCGAATGAGTCGCGATTTGCAGAATCCGCGAAGTTCTTCTTCGAGGGCGGCGACGCCTTCTTTACCGATCTTATGCAGCGTCGAGATTGTCTCGGTTTGATAGGAATCGCTCCACTATGTTCTCCCTGATGTTTGGATCGAGTACAGAACACGCCTGCGCTCTGACGATGTCTATTTTACGAGGCTGAAATCAATAATCGAGTGGTTGCGAATACTTCTGTCTAAATAGACTAACGCATCAGAGCGGAATTCGTTCCAGGCTCGCTGCAAGTGACTCCGAATCGTCGTCATCGAGAGGAGCGAAGCAACGTGGCGATCTCCCGCGCGCGCTGTCAGGAATCCTTTCCTGACAGATGAATAATCCGGGCAGAAAGGGATTTCTGCCCGCGCACGAAAGCGGAGTGGCTCTGTCGATTGACTGGATGCCGTTTCTCGGGCTTGTGGAGAAACCCTGAATGTGAATACAAACAAGAAACGGCCTGCTCGGGAGAGGAGCAGGCCGTTCATCTATAAGATACGCACGCAACGGGGAGAGTTATTATTCAGGACAATTCTGCGCCCAGCGGCCGCTGAAGAACCCATGTCCTCTTTCAGGGATACCGCCGGTGTCGCCACCATATCTACTACCATCATCTTCATTACTGTTGCCGGTGCCGTTACCGTCATCAAGTGTGTTCGGGACAGCGGTCCACTGACCACCGAGTACTCCCTGCACAACTCCGCCTCTGTCGGCCCAGACTCCCAGGTACCAGCCCCCGACAGGATCGGCAGCATCGGTAGCATCGCCGACACCCCAGGTTCCGCGAATCAGTCCTCTGAATTGACCGAGGTCGCTGAT contains:
- a CDS encoding FkbM family methyltransferase, whose amino-acid sequence is MRQLISTVIFKLVSLYTRHFPIDKGKSRIVNLLWHRGMQGYSCLTKSIDGRVFEFNSLTKHNRWVFFYGESDPYETALIRCHVKDGETAIDAGANVGWFTTLLSQLTGEQGRVFAIEPVPGNFEVLCKSVELNSCQSNVTCYNRLCGDRDGFDEVFEFPELDPGLSSQRPISDQCRVAHKIELIRLDDLINDNGLSAVDFLKVDVEGAELALLRGCAESLRSGVIKSILIEANDERSAAFGYAFQDCIDLILGLNDFDCFRVCRDRIGIRAMQDRSDFEFGDNLVFLLKSAGKLEHISSLIVS
- a CDS encoding glycosyltransferase yields the protein MKPSNSITNSGGQLSRKVKLIGRQLKKQVDSIKKADIIIGIPSYNNSDTIHHVVNAISAGIIKYFPDYTTVVVNSDGGSTDGTPRIVMDAAIDDLETIMVEHPIYTIHKISTPYRGVPGKGSAFRTIFKIANMLEAKAIAVVDSDLRSITPEWIELLVAPVLHKSFDFVAPRYQRHKYDGTITNSVVYPVTNALYGSGVRQPIGGEFGFSGALAAHFLTVGEFDTDIARFGIDIWMTTTALATGCKICQVFLGAKIHDPKDPGSDLSSMLVQVVGSLFYLMEKYEHIWWDRTETKRVPEFGFRFQVGVEPVNVNLERLVQGFRQGVDSLGPVWKTILDPRSLDQLSEMSRSDISQFSFPAELWVKVIYDFALGFHHRVMHPDHLVRALTPLYLGRTAGFINQIQDSDPDEVERVIEELCVEFVRQKPYLMSRWRRPRP
- a CDS encoding HAD-IIB family hydrolase is translated as MTYTISDSNLDKSSLAVITDLDGTLLDYDSYSFDAAKPALSKLRAMKVPVICCSSKTCEEIMHWRRILRISDPFVSENGASVVLPRQHFKVLSNDLQPRGAYLVKTFGTNRDLLRYVFEKVRDESGITMIGFSDMTVAEIRQLCGFASDSEAVRAASREHSEPFRFGNGVGEAKIARVLREFTNAGLHVIRGRRFYHLAGKVNKGLAVGYLREAYLKAHGKRLTLIGIGDSKNDIEMLEAVDIPFLVMGRSRRYDKTVKETARPMLAGAPGPEGWNRAVDLILSRLTA
- a CDS encoding PEP-CTERM sorting domain-containing protein → MIMIKFAVILIIAVSLVFGSSAYALIVDFEMGLARNVENASSGVPGLQFISSADDDWLHPDIPTSDCIGDAFDLLDGQENGTSDVPYSKQGGSDFLSLSPAVNSTSNTLPNNHGSMNSFDDIIGEPSGDPSDLPEPATLLLLGAGLLGGGIARRKARK
- a CDS encoding glycosyl transferase — its product is MSDFYQTGTISTLHKIGREDVSALEEELRGFSKSRPLSLILPAIYEEFERPALPRILKELEGVDYLREIVLVMNKTSAMQFREAKRHLSGLPYPVKIVWSSGERIGKLYDHLEREQLSLGEDGKGRSVWIALGYLIAQDHSEAIALHDCDILTYDRGLLARLCYPLGNPNLGYEFCKGYYSRVTDRLHGRVTRLFFIPMIRSIIRILGHLPLLDYLNSFRYPLAGEFSLDIHLSRINRIPSDWGLEVGMLSEVYRNCAQSRICQVDLAEVYEHKHQELLSDDPTRGLLKMCIDITKSVFRTVAQEGVILSEAFMHTFEVTYLQMAQNIVKQYEDDASINHLYFDRHAESGAVETFARGIEIAAKEFWQNPRSSQVIPNWNRVTSAIPDILEQLNEAVELDNK
- a CDS encoding PEP-CTERM sorting domain-containing protein; translation: MRKLTRIAVALLMVFAISGTANAWLLDFEDGLGQDQVPIASTIPGLQFTNTAGFDWIYGDATTGNWNVSNDLGDIWGTGRYNMEGYVFAFLGTSQGSGRIDFLNQDGSFFTTGYSSASDFFVEAYDVNDNLIDAASGAANTQWEGVYQLDYLTVSSGMNDIAYVMIHDTGNFWLTDNMSGDASGVPDDAIPEPATLLLLGAGLLAGGIARRKARK